A genomic region of Vitis vinifera cultivar Pinot Noir 40024 chromosome 7, ASM3070453v1 contains the following coding sequences:
- the LOC100241725 gene encoding DEAD-box ATP-dependent RNA helicase 24 isoform X2 translates to MSKRKFGFEGFGINRPATYNFERSQAPQRLYVPPSSRSGGHDNYEDHDLDNIDYDDKDEHGEVAGGGGEVDDGEIDPLDAFMEGIHEEMRAPPPPKLVEKAEKYVDDDEDDPMESFLRAKKDTGLALAADVMHAGYDSDEEVYAAAKAVDAGLIEYDSDDNPIVLDKKKIEPIPALDHSSIEYEPFNKDFYEEKDSISGMTEQDVTEYRKSLSIRVSGFDVPRPIKTFEDCGFSPQLMNAITKQGYEKPTPIQCQAFPIVLSGRDIIGIAKTGSGKTAAFVLPMIVHIMDQPELAKEEGPIGVICAPTRELAHQIYLESKKFAKPYGIRVSAIYGGMSKLEQFKELKSGCEIVIATPGRLIDMIKMKALTMLRATYLVLDEADRMFDLGFEPQIRSIVGQIRPDRQTLLFSATMPRKVEKLAREILTDPVRVTVGEVGMANEDITQVVQVIPSDAEKLPWLLDKLPGMIDDGDVLVFASKKATVDEIESQLGQKGLKIAALHGDKDQASRMDILQKFKSGIYHVLIATDVAARGLDIKSIKSVVNFDIARDMDAHVHRIGRTGRAGDKDGTAYTLITHKEARFAGELVGSLIAAGQNVPMELMDLAMKVGKSQKEREAMVEVFVVWILVWASDITLSPITLHLKLFQVELLQLIL, encoded by the exons ATGTCGAAGCGAAAATTCGGATTCGAAGGTTTCGGGATAAATCGGCCAGCGACCTACAACTTCGAGCGGTCCCAAGCTCCGCAGCGCCTCTACGTGCCTCCGTCGTCTCGCTCCGGGGGCCATGACAACTACGAGGATCATGACCTCGACAATATCGACTACGATGACAAGGATGAGCACGGGGAGGTGGCTGGAGGCGGTGGTGAGGTGGATGATGGTGAGATAGACCCACTTGACGCTTTCATGGAGGGAATCCACGAGGAAATGAGAGCTCCGCCGCCGCCGAAGTTGGTGGAGAAGGCGGAGAAGTACGTggatgatgatgaggatgatCCGATGGAAAGTTTCTTGAGGGCGAAGAAGGATACGGGGTTGGCGTTGGCTGCGGATGTGATGCATGCCGGGTATGATTCGGACGAGGAGGTTTACGCGGCTGCTAAGGCTGTTGATGCGGGTTTGATAGAGTATGATTCAGATGATAATCCGATTGTTTTGGATAAGAAGAAGATTGAGCCGATTCCGGCTTTGGATCATAGTTCCATTGAGTATGAGCCCTTCAATAAGGACTTCTACGAGGAGAAAGATTCGATTTCAG GAATGACTGAGCAGGATGTCACTGAATACAGGAAGAGCTTGTCGATTCGTGTTTCAGGTTTTGATGTGCCAAGACCAATTAAGACGTTTGAAGACTGTGGTTTCTCTCCGCAATTAATGAATGCTATCACGAAACAAGGGTATGAAAAACCTACACCAATACAGTGCCAAGCTTTTCCAATTGTGCTTTCTGGAAGAGATATTATTGGGATAGCAAAAACTGGGTCTGGAAAAACTGCAGCTTTCGTGCTGCCAATGATTGTCCATATTATGGATCAGCCTGAACTGGCCAAAGAAGAAGGTCCTATTGGAGTGATATGTGCTCCAACTAGGGAATTAGCTCATCAAATATATTTGGAGTCGAAGAAGTTTGCTAAACCATATGGAATTCGTGTATCTGCCATCTATGGTGGGATGTCCAAACTTGAACAGTTCAAAGAACTCAAATCAGGATGTGAGATTGTAATTGCTACTCCTGGGAGATTGATAGACATGATAAAAATGAAGGCCCTGACAATGTTAAGAGCAACTTACCTAGTTCTTGATGAGGCTGATAGGATGTTTGACCTTGGATTTGAGCCACAAATAAGGTCTATCGTTGGTCAGATTCGGCCAGACCGTCAGACTTTACTCTTTTCAGCGACAATGCCCCGCAAAGTTGAAAAGTTAGCAAGAGAGATTCTTACTGATCCTGTAAGAGTTACCGTTGGGGAGGTGGGAATGGCCAATGAAGATATCACACAAGTTGTTCAAGTGATTCCTTCTGATGCTGAGAAGTTGCCCTGGCTTCTTGATAAGCTACCTGGAATGATTGATGATGGAGATGTTCTAGTTTTTGCCTCAAAGAAAGCCACAGTAGATGAAATTGAATCACAATTGGGCCAAAAGGGGCTTAAAATTGCAGCTCTCCATGGTGACAAAGACCAGGCTTCTCGGATGGACATTCTCCAAAAATTTAAATCTGGCATCTATCATGTTCTTATTGCAACTGATGTGGCTGCTCGTGGTCTAGACATCAAGTCAATCAAATCAGTGGTGAACTTTGATATTGCTAGAGACATGGATGCTCATGTTCATCGTATTGGTAGAACTGGTCGTGCTGGTGATAAAGATGGGACTGCATACACCCTGATTACACACAAGGAGGCTCGGTTTGCTGGAGAATTGGTTGGAAGTCTGATTGCAGCCGGACAGAATGTGCCCATGGAACTAATGGATCTTGCTATGAAG GTGGGAAAAAGTCAAAAGGAAAGGGAGGCAATGGTCGAGGTGTTCGTGGTGTGGATTTTGGTTTGGGCATCGGATATAACCCTGAGTCCAATAACCCTTCATCTCAAACTGTTCCAAGTCGAGCTGCTGCAGTTAATTCTTTAA
- the LOC100241725 gene encoding DEAD-box ATP-dependent RNA helicase 24 isoform X1, producing MSKRKFGFEGFGINRPATYNFERSQAPQRLYVPPSSRSGGHDNYEDHDLDNIDYDDKDEHGEVAGGGGEVDDGEIDPLDAFMEGIHEEMRAPPPPKLVEKAEKYVDDDEDDPMESFLRAKKDTGLALAADVMHAGYDSDEEVYAAAKAVDAGLIEYDSDDNPIVLDKKKIEPIPALDHSSIEYEPFNKDFYEEKDSISGMTEQDVTEYRKSLSIRVSGFDVPRPIKTFEDCGFSPQLMNAITKQGYEKPTPIQCQAFPIVLSGRDIIGIAKTGSGKTAAFVLPMIVHIMDQPELAKEEGPIGVICAPTRELAHQIYLESKKFAKPYGIRVSAIYGGMSKLEQFKELKSGCEIVIATPGRLIDMIKMKALTMLRATYLVLDEADRMFDLGFEPQIRSIVGQIRPDRQTLLFSATMPRKVEKLAREILTDPVRVTVGEVGMANEDITQVVQVIPSDAEKLPWLLDKLPGMIDDGDVLVFASKKATVDEIESQLGQKGLKIAALHGDKDQASRMDILQKFKSGIYHVLIATDVAARGLDIKSIKSVVNFDIARDMDAHVHRIGRTGRAGDKDGTAYTLITHKEARFAGELVGSLIAAGQNVPMELMDLAMKDGRFRSKRDARKGGGKKSKGKGGNGRGVRGVDFGLGIGYNPESNNPSSQTVPSRAAAVNSLRTGMMAQFKSNFVAATSGSQNQGSNNSPSTYANKRPVLQGFVSGGSIGGDMNRAQTTSSFSPAPTSAGKTSGQNSGENASHRNSENSRDRSRERRRPSGWDR from the exons ATGTCGAAGCGAAAATTCGGATTCGAAGGTTTCGGGATAAATCGGCCAGCGACCTACAACTTCGAGCGGTCCCAAGCTCCGCAGCGCCTCTACGTGCCTCCGTCGTCTCGCTCCGGGGGCCATGACAACTACGAGGATCATGACCTCGACAATATCGACTACGATGACAAGGATGAGCACGGGGAGGTGGCTGGAGGCGGTGGTGAGGTGGATGATGGTGAGATAGACCCACTTGACGCTTTCATGGAGGGAATCCACGAGGAAATGAGAGCTCCGCCGCCGCCGAAGTTGGTGGAGAAGGCGGAGAAGTACGTggatgatgatgaggatgatCCGATGGAAAGTTTCTTGAGGGCGAAGAAGGATACGGGGTTGGCGTTGGCTGCGGATGTGATGCATGCCGGGTATGATTCGGACGAGGAGGTTTACGCGGCTGCTAAGGCTGTTGATGCGGGTTTGATAGAGTATGATTCAGATGATAATCCGATTGTTTTGGATAAGAAGAAGATTGAGCCGATTCCGGCTTTGGATCATAGTTCCATTGAGTATGAGCCCTTCAATAAGGACTTCTACGAGGAGAAAGATTCGATTTCAG GAATGACTGAGCAGGATGTCACTGAATACAGGAAGAGCTTGTCGATTCGTGTTTCAGGTTTTGATGTGCCAAGACCAATTAAGACGTTTGAAGACTGTGGTTTCTCTCCGCAATTAATGAATGCTATCACGAAACAAGGGTATGAAAAACCTACACCAATACAGTGCCAAGCTTTTCCAATTGTGCTTTCTGGAAGAGATATTATTGGGATAGCAAAAACTGGGTCTGGAAAAACTGCAGCTTTCGTGCTGCCAATGATTGTCCATATTATGGATCAGCCTGAACTGGCCAAAGAAGAAGGTCCTATTGGAGTGATATGTGCTCCAACTAGGGAATTAGCTCATCAAATATATTTGGAGTCGAAGAAGTTTGCTAAACCATATGGAATTCGTGTATCTGCCATCTATGGTGGGATGTCCAAACTTGAACAGTTCAAAGAACTCAAATCAGGATGTGAGATTGTAATTGCTACTCCTGGGAGATTGATAGACATGATAAAAATGAAGGCCCTGACAATGTTAAGAGCAACTTACCTAGTTCTTGATGAGGCTGATAGGATGTTTGACCTTGGATTTGAGCCACAAATAAGGTCTATCGTTGGTCAGATTCGGCCAGACCGTCAGACTTTACTCTTTTCAGCGACAATGCCCCGCAAAGTTGAAAAGTTAGCAAGAGAGATTCTTACTGATCCTGTAAGAGTTACCGTTGGGGAGGTGGGAATGGCCAATGAAGATATCACACAAGTTGTTCAAGTGATTCCTTCTGATGCTGAGAAGTTGCCCTGGCTTCTTGATAAGCTACCTGGAATGATTGATGATGGAGATGTTCTAGTTTTTGCCTCAAAGAAAGCCACAGTAGATGAAATTGAATCACAATTGGGCCAAAAGGGGCTTAAAATTGCAGCTCTCCATGGTGACAAAGACCAGGCTTCTCGGATGGACATTCTCCAAAAATTTAAATCTGGCATCTATCATGTTCTTATTGCAACTGATGTGGCTGCTCGTGGTCTAGACATCAAGTCAATCAAATCAGTGGTGAACTTTGATATTGCTAGAGACATGGATGCTCATGTTCATCGTATTGGTAGAACTGGTCGTGCTGGTGATAAAGATGGGACTGCATACACCCTGATTACACACAAGGAGGCTCGGTTTGCTGGAGAATTGGTTGGAAGTCTGATTGCAGCCGGACAGAATGTGCCCATGGAACTAATGGATCTTGCTATGAAG GATGGGAGATTCAGGTCCAAACGTGATGCCAGAAAAGGAG GTGGGAAAAAGTCAAAAGGAAAGGGAGGCAATGGTCGAGGTGTTCGTGGTGTGGATTTTGGTTTGGGCATCGGATATAACCCTGAGTCCAATAACCCTTCATCTCAAACTGTTCCAAGTCGAGCTGCTGCAGTTAATTCTTTAAGAACGGGAATGATGGCACaatttaaaagcaattttgTTGCTGCTACATCTGGTTCCCAAAATCAGGGCTCCAATAACAGTCCAAGTACTTATGCCAACAAGAGACCAGTTTTGCAGGGTTTTGTTTCTGGTGGTTCAATAGGTGGAGATATGAATAGAGCTCAAACAACCAGTTCATTCAGCCCTGCTCCAACATCAGCGGGAAAAACCAGTGGTCAGAACTCTGGAGAAAATGCCAGCCACAGAAACTCGGAAAA CTCTAGAGATAGATCCAGAGAAAGGCGGAGGCCTTCCGGTTGGGATCGGTGA